In a single window of the Nodularia spumigena CCY9414 genome:
- a CDS encoding nucleotidyltransferase family protein encodes MNSNTPLQIILAATPVGIVLPAIAQLNLPNWWLAGGAVRNTVWCAVFGQKCRLFIKDFDIAFFDESGNRSQELAAKAQLTAQFPNYQFDVKNQASFARWRSGRTSYTSTENGIQDWLHTATAVGVRLNAQGEWEFFTPYGLEDLFTGIIRPTPAHINNPDAKNKASEFLSKCPYLRLP; translated from the coding sequence ATGAATAGCAACACTCCCTTACAGATAATTTTAGCTGCTACACCTGTGGGTATTGTATTACCTGCCATCGCTCAACTAAATCTACCTAACTGGTGGTTAGCCGGGGGTGCAGTGCGAAATACAGTGTGGTGTGCAGTATTTGGTCAAAAATGTCGTTTATTTATCAAAGACTTCGATATTGCCTTTTTTGATGAATCAGGAAACCGTTCCCAGGAACTAGCAGCAAAGGCACAATTAACCGCACAATTTCCCAATTATCAGTTTGATGTCAAAAATCAAGCTAGTTTTGCCCGTTGGCGTTCTGGGCGCACATCCTACACCAGTACAGAAAATGGTATTCAAGATTGGTTACACACCGCTACAGCTGTAGGAGTTCGACTAAATGCACAAGGGGAATGGGAATTTTTCACTCCCTACGGCTTAGAAGACTTGTTTACTGGAATTATTCGACCGACACCAGCACATATCAACAACCCCGACGCTAAAAATAAAGCATCTGAGTTTCTTTCCAAATGTCCTTATTTACGATTACCATAA